The stretch of DNA CGTTATCGGCCGCGACTTTGTAGTCGAGCATGGTCGGGCACAGCGCACGCGCCTTGCCCAGCAGGTCTTCGCGGATGATGTTGACGACGATGCCGCTCGGGCCGATGTTCTTCTGCGCGCCGGCGTAGATCATGCCGAAACGCGAGATATCGACCGGACGCGAGAGAATGTCCGAGGACATGTCGGCCACCAGCGGCACATCACCGGTTTCCGGGATCCACTGGAATTCCAGACCGCCGATGGTTTCGTTTGGCGCGTAGTGAACATAAGCGGCGTCTTTCGACAGGTTCCACTCGTTCTGGCCCGGGATGGCGAAATAATCGTAAGGCTTGGCGGTAGCGGCGACGTTGACGCGGCCGTAACGCGAGGCTTCTTCAATGGCTTTCTGCGACCAGATACCGGTGTCGATGTAATCGGCAGAACCGTTTTCCGGCAGCAGGTTCAGTGGAATCTGCGCAAATTGCTGGCTGGCGCCACCTTGCAGAAACAGCACTTTATAGTTCGACGGGATATTCAGCAGGTCACGCAGATCCTGCTCGGCCTGGGTGGCAATGGACACGAACTCATCGCTGCGATGGCTCATTTCCATGACCGACAAACCTTTGCCGTGCCAATCAAGGAGTTCACCTTGAGCACGTTGCAGGACAGCTTCAGGAAGCGCCGCAGGACCGGCGCAGAAGTTATAGGCTCGCTTGCTCACATCCAATCTCGCTCTGATTTGATATCACGCATTAAATCGCATTAATCGTCGACACCGGAACGGCACTGAAGCGCATCCCCCTGCAGGAGTGAGCCTGCTCGCGATTGCATCACTGCGGTGTTTCAGATGCACCGCGGCGCCTGCATCGCGAGCAGGCTCACTCCTACAAGAGATCTCCGATGTTTCATACCGGACAAATAACAAGGGGGCGAATTTTCATCCGCCCCCTCGCTTATCCGCTTATTCCTGCGGCTCTTCGTCAGCTGCGGCGTCGAGTTGCTGGTCTTCGGCAGCATCGTCGTTCACGACAGAGCCTTCGAATTCCTCACCCTCTTCACCTTCAAACTCTTCACCTTCGACTTCCGAAGGCTCCTGAACCCGCTCCAGACCGACCAGGGTTTCATCCTTGGCCAGCTTGATCAGGGTCACGCCCTGCGTGTTACGACCCAGGCTCGACACTTCGTCGACACGGGTACGCACCAGGGTGCCCTGATCGGAGATCAGCATGATTTCTTCGCCGTCCTGCACCTGAACCGCACCGACCAGACGGCCGTTACGCTCGTTGCTGACCATGGCGATAACGCCCTGACCGCCACGCTTGTATTCAGGGAACTCGGTGATGGCTGTACGCTTGCCATAACCGCGCTCGGAAGCGGTGAGGATCTCGCTGCCTTCTTCCGGGATCAGCATGGAGATCAGCTTCTGCCCTTCCGGCAGACGCATGCCACGCACACCGCGAGCGGTACGACCCATGGCACGAACTTCAGATTCCTTGAAGCGCGTCACTTTACCGCCATCGGAGAACAGCATGATTTCCTGCTCGCCATCAGTGATGGCTGCGGAAATCAGGATGTCACCTTCGTCCAGCTCCAGCGCGATCAGACCGACGCTGCGCTGACGACTGAAGGCCACCAGAGGAGTCTTCTTCACGGTACCGTTAGCGGTCGACATGAAGATGAACGGAGCCTTCTTGCGGTCAGCAGCCTTGATACGCGCACGACGCTCTTCGTCGGTCTCGTTGCTGTTTTCGATTTCTTCTACGTCAGTCTCGGCACCTTCAGCCTCTTCTTCGTCAGCCTGACGCTTCATGGCTTCGAGATCGACCGGCAGCATCGTGGTGATGTATTCGCCTTCGCTCAACGGCAACAGGTTGACCAACGGACGGCCACGGGCAGCACGGGATGCTTCCGGAATTTCGTAGGTCTTGAGCCAGTAAACCTTGCCCTTGCTGGAGAACAGCAGCAGCGTGGTGTGGCTGTTGGCAACCAGCAGGTGAGCGATGTAGTCCTCATCCTTGACGCCGGTCGCCGACTTGCCCTTGCCGCCACGACGCTGAGCCTGGTACGCAGCCAGCGGCTGGGTCTTGGCGTAGCCACCGTGGGAAATGGTCACGACGCGCTCTTCTTCCGGGATCATGTCACCCAGGGTCAGGTCGAGACGCGCATCGAGAATTTCGGTGCGACGCACGTCGCCGTATTCGGCACGGATCACTTCCAGTTCTTCGCGGATCACTTCCATCAGACGCACAGCGCTGTTGAGGATGCGGATCAGCTCGCCGATCTGGTTGAGGATCTCTTGATACTCGGCCAGCAGCTTCTCGTGTTCCAGACCGGTCAGACGGTGCAGACGCAGTTCCAGAATGGCTTGCGCCTGCTCTGGCGACAGGAAGTACTTGCCTTCGCGCAGACCGTATTGCGGATCGAGGTTTTCCGGACGGCACGAATCGGCACCGGCACGTTCCACCATCGCCACCACGGCCGAGGATTCCCACGGCGTGCTGACCAGCGCTTCTTTTGCTTCCGACGGGGTCGGCGAAGCCTTGATCAGGGCGATGACCGGGTCGATGTTCGACAGGGCAACGGCCTGGCCTTCGAGAATGTGACCACGCTCACGAGCCTTGCGCAGTTCGAACACGGTACGGCGGGTAACCACTTCGCGACGGTGACGGACGAAGGCTTCCAGCAGATCCTTGAGGTTAAGGATGCGTGGACGACCGTCGATCAGCGCCACGATGTTGATGCCGAATACCGATTGCAGCTGGGTCTGGGCGTAGAGGTTGTTGAGGATCACCTCAGGCACTTCACCGCGACGCAGTTCGATCACGACGCGCATACCGTCCTTGTCGGACTCGTCGCGCAGTTCAGTGATGCCTTCGAGCTTCTTCTCTTTTACCAGCTCGGCGATCTTCTCGATCAGACGCGCCTTGTTCAGTTGGTAAGGCAGCTCGGTGATGACGATCTGCTGACGGCCACCGACTTTGTCGATGTCTTCGATGATCGAGCGGGCACGCATGTAAATGCGCCCGCGACCGGTGCGGTAGGCTTCGATGATGCCGGCACGACCGTTGATGATCGCGGCAGTCGGGAAGTCCGGACCGGGGATGTATTGCATCAGCTCATCGACGGTCAGCTCAGGGTTGTCGATGAGGGCCAGGCAACCGTCGATGACTTCACCGAGGTTGTGCGGCGGAATGTTGGTCGCCATGCCCACGGCGATACCACTGGAACCGTTGACCAGCAGGTTGGGGATACGGGTCGGCATGACCGCCGGGATCATTTCGGTGCCGTCGTAGTTCGGCACCCAATCCACGGTTTCTTTGTGCAGGTCAGCCAGCAGCTCGTGCGCCAGCTTGGTCATGCGCACTTCGGTGTATCGCATGGCCGCAGCGTTGTCGCCGTCGACCGAACCGAAGTTGCCCTGACCGTCGACCAGCAGGTAGCGCAGGGAGAAAGGCTGAGCCATACGAACGATGGTGTCGTACACCGCAGTATCACCGTGCGGGTGATACTTACCGATCACGTCGCCGACAACACGGGCAGATTTCTTGTACGGCTTGTTGAAGTCGTTGCCCAGCTCGCTCATCGCGAACAGTACGCGACGGTGCACGGGCTTGAGGCCATCGCGCGCATCCGGCAGTGCACGGCCGACGATTACGCTCATTGCGTAGTCGAGGTAGGACTGTTTCAGCTCGTCTTCGATATTGACCGGGAGGATTTCTTTGGCCAGTTCGCCCATGAGAAGCCTGATTCCTTTTTCTGGTGAAACTTCGTCATGTCCATATGGGATGAACGAAGCTCGTCGGGGCAGGCTGAGTGCCGTGCGCCGACTTACGACAAATCAACTGGTTGAACCGTGGATTTGCGCAGTAAAGACAGCTCCGTGAAGCTGCCTCGGAAAACGCCGGATGTTATCACAAGAGCCGCCACGCACCTATCCCCCAGATGCGCATGGAGCATAGTTAGTTGACCGATGACAGGCGTAAAGGGGACGAGAGAGGCTCAGAGCCGCTGCGAATGCAGAATCGGGGGTTAATTTACCGATGTTTATTGACTTTTAGGGACCCTTCGCGAGCAAGCTCGCTCCCACAATGTTCTGTGGCGGTCACAAAACCTGTGGGAGCGAGCCTGCTCGCGAAGGGGGCGACGCAGGATTCAAGCCCGTCAATGCAGGCGCTTACGGCACATCAACTGGGCCATTTTCGCCGTATCCGGACGCTCGACGATGCCCTTCTCCGTCACGATCGCATCGATCAGATCCGCCGGGGTCACGTCAAACACCGGGTTGAATGCCTCGACATCCGCGCCGACCCGCTTGCCACCCACTTCCAGCAGCTCGGCACCGTCACGCTCCTCGATCGGGATCTCGTCGCCACTGGCCAGGTTCATGTCGATGGTCGAGCTCGGCGCCACCACCATGAACCGCACGCCGTGGTGCATGGCGTTGACTGCCAGTTGATAGGTGCCGATCTTGTTCGCCACGTCGCCATTGGCGGTGATGCGGTCAGCGCCGACGATCACCCAGGTCACGCCCTTGGTTTTCATGATGTGCGCGGCGGCGGAGTCGGCATTGAGCGTTACCGGAATGCCTTCGTTCGCCAGTTCCCACGCAGTCAGACGCGAGCCCTGCAGCCACGGCCGGGTTTCGTCGGCATAGACCCGCTCGACCATGCCTTCAAGGTAAGCCGCGCGAATCACCCCCAGCGCCGTACCGAAACCGCCAGTGGCCAGCGCGCCAGTGTTGCAGTGGGTCAGGATCGCCTGGGCATTGCCCTGATGCTTGCGGATCAGATCGACACCAAGCTGGGCCATGGTCAGGTTGGCTTCGCGGTCGCTTTCATGAATGGCGATGGCCTCGGCTTCCAGCGCCGCCAACGGATCGGCGTTGCCCTTCAGTCGATCCAGTCGGTCGCGCATACGATTCAGTGCCCAGAACAGGTTGACCGCGGTCGGGCGGGAATCCGCCAGCAGCGCGAAATCCTCTTCCAGCGCCGCGTACCAGTCCCCGCCTTGCGCCACGCGGGCTCGGGCCGCCAGCACCATGCCATAGGCCGCACTGATGCCGATGGCCGGCGCGCCTCGCACCACCATCGAACGAATCGCCTCAGCCACGCCGGCAGCGCTGGTGTAGGCAATCCAGGTTTCCTCGAACGGCAAAATACGCTGATCCAGCAGGTGGAGCGCGCCATCTCGCCAATCGATGGCCTTTACTTTCTCCGCAGCCAACAGTCGATCGCGCATCCCTCACCCCGCACTCATGAACAAAAGCCGCCGATTATAGCGATCCCCCCGCGAAGACGCTCGGGTATACTTCGCCATCCTTTACAAAAGCACTGGAACCGACCCTCGATGCCGAAACCTGCCATTGCGCTCGACTTACTATTGCTGCCAACCTGGCTGGTACCCGTCGAACCCGCAGGCGTTGTGCTCAAGGAGCACGGCCTGGGCATCCGCGACGGTCGCATCGTGTTTATCGGCCCACGCGCCGAAGCACTGAAGTGTAACGCCACTGAAATCCGTGAATTGCCGGACGTGCTCCTCGCCCCAGGTTTGATCAACGCCCACGGCCATGCGGCGATGACCCTGTTCCGTGGCCTGGCCGACGATCTGCCACTGATGACCTGGCTGGAAAACCACATCTGGCCGGCCGAGGCCAAATGGGTCGATGAAGATTTCGTGCGTGATGGCACCGATCTGGCGATTGCCGAGCAAATCAAGGGTGGCATCACCTGTTTTTCGGACATGTACTTCTTCCCGAAAGTCGCCAGCGAGCGCGTGCACAACAGCGGTATTCGCGCGCAGATCGCGATTCCGATCCTCGATTTCCCGATCCCGGGCGCCAGCAGTGCCGATGAGGCCATTCGTCAGGGCGTCGAGCTGTTCGGCGATCTGAAGCATCACGACCGGATCAAGATCACTTTCGGCCCTCATGCACCCTACACCGTGGGCGACGAGAACCTGGAAAAAATCCGCGTGATCGCCGAAGAGCTGGACGCGTCGATCCACATGCATGTCCACGAAACCGCCTTCGAAGTGCAGCAATCGCTGGAACAGCGCGGCGAGCGGCCACTGGCCCGTCTCGGTCGTCTGGGCTTGCTCGGTCCGCGCTTCCAGGCGGTGCACATGACCCAGATCAGCGATGACGATCTCGCATTGCTGGTAGAAAGCAACACCAGCGTGATCCACTGTCCCGAGTCGAATCTCAAGCTGGCCAGCGGTTTCTGCCCGGTGGAGCGCCTGTGGCAGGCCGGGGTCAATGTGGCAGTCGGCACCGATGGCGCGGCGAGTAACAACGATCTCGACCTGCTCGGCGAAACCCGTACCGCCGCCCTGCTGGCCAAAGCCGTCGCCGGTTCGGCCACTGCGCTGGACGCCCATCGCGCGCTGCGCATGGCCACGCTCAACGGCGCCCGCGCATTGGGCATCGAAGCGCAGGTCGGCTCGCTGGAGATTGGCAAAGCCGCCGACATCGTCGCCTTCGACCTGTCCGGCCTGGCCCAGCAACCGGTCTACGACCCGGTCTCGCAGCTTATATATGCCACCGGCCGCGATTGCGTG from Pseudomonas sp. P8_229 encodes:
- the serC gene encoding 3-phosphoserine/phosphohydroxythreonine transaminase; translated protein: MSKRAYNFCAGPAALPEAVLQRAQGELLDWHGKGLSVMEMSHRSDEFVSIATQAEQDLRDLLNIPSNYKVLFLQGGASQQFAQIPLNLLPENGSADYIDTGIWSQKAIEEASRYGRVNVAATAKPYDYFAIPGQNEWNLSKDAAYVHYAPNETIGGLEFQWIPETGDVPLVADMSSDILSRPVDISRFGMIYAGAQKNIGPSGIVVNIIREDLLGKARALCPTMLDYKVAADNGSMYNTPPTLAWYLSGLVFQWLKEQGGVEAIAKLNDAKQRTLYGFIDASGLYSNPINKSDRSWMNVPFRLADDRLDKPFLAGADARGLLNLKGHRSVGGMRASIYNAVDINAVNALVAYMAEFEKEHG
- the gyrA gene encoding DNA gyrase subunit A, whose protein sequence is MGELAKEILPVNIEDELKQSYLDYAMSVIVGRALPDARDGLKPVHRRVLFAMSELGNDFNKPYKKSARVVGDVIGKYHPHGDTAVYDTIVRMAQPFSLRYLLVDGQGNFGSVDGDNAAAMRYTEVRMTKLAHELLADLHKETVDWVPNYDGTEMIPAVMPTRIPNLLVNGSSGIAVGMATNIPPHNLGEVIDGCLALIDNPELTVDELMQYIPGPDFPTAAIINGRAGIIEAYRTGRGRIYMRARSIIEDIDKVGGRQQIVITELPYQLNKARLIEKIAELVKEKKLEGITELRDESDKDGMRVVIELRRGEVPEVILNNLYAQTQLQSVFGINIVALIDGRPRILNLKDLLEAFVRHRREVVTRRTVFELRKARERGHILEGQAVALSNIDPVIALIKASPTPSEAKEALVSTPWESSAVVAMVERAGADSCRPENLDPQYGLREGKYFLSPEQAQAILELRLHRLTGLEHEKLLAEYQEILNQIGELIRILNSAVRLMEVIREELEVIRAEYGDVRRTEILDARLDLTLGDMIPEEERVVTISHGGYAKTQPLAAYQAQRRGGKGKSATGVKDEDYIAHLLVANSHTTLLLFSSKGKVYWLKTYEIPEASRAARGRPLVNLLPLSEGEYITTMLPVDLEAMKRQADEEEAEGAETDVEEIENSNETDEERRARIKAADRKKAPFIFMSTANGTVKKTPLVAFSRQRSVGLIALELDEGDILISAAITDGEQEIMLFSDGGKVTRFKESEVRAMGRTARGVRGMRLPEGQKLISMLIPEEGSEILTASERGYGKRTAITEFPEYKRGGQGVIAMVSNERNGRLVGAVQVQDGEEIMLISDQGTLVRTRVDEVSSLGRNTQGVTLIKLAKDETLVGLERVQEPSEVEGEEFEGEEGEEFEGSVVNDDAAEDQQLDAAADEEPQE
- a CDS encoding TRZ/ATZ family hydrolase; this translates as MPKPAIALDLLLLPTWLVPVEPAGVVLKEHGLGIRDGRIVFIGPRAEALKCNATEIRELPDVLLAPGLINAHGHAAMTLFRGLADDLPLMTWLENHIWPAEAKWVDEDFVRDGTDLAIAEQIKGGITCFSDMYFFPKVASERVHNSGIRAQIAIPILDFPIPGASSADEAIRQGVELFGDLKHHDRIKITFGPHAPYTVGDENLEKIRVIAEELDASIHMHVHETAFEVQQSLEQRGERPLARLGRLGLLGPRFQAVHMTQISDDDLALLVESNTSVIHCPESNLKLASGFCPVERLWQAGVNVAVGTDGAASNNDLDLLGETRTAALLAKAVAGSATALDAHRALRMATLNGARALGIEAQVGSLEIGKAADIVAFDLSGLAQQPVYDPVSQLIYATGRDCVKHLWVAGKQLLDDRRLTRLDEQQLGATARAWGQRISGHTES
- the mtnA gene encoding S-methyl-5-thioribose-1-phosphate isomerase: MRDRLLAAEKVKAIDWRDGALHLLDQRILPFEETWIAYTSAAGVAEAIRSMVVRGAPAIGISAAYGMVLAARARVAQGGDWYAALEEDFALLADSRPTAVNLFWALNRMRDRLDRLKGNADPLAALEAEAIAIHESDREANLTMAQLGVDLIRKHQGNAQAILTHCNTGALATGGFGTALGVIRAAYLEGMVERVYADETRPWLQGSRLTAWELANEGIPVTLNADSAAAHIMKTKGVTWVIVGADRITANGDVANKIGTYQLAVNAMHHGVRFMVVAPSSTIDMNLASGDEIPIEERDGAELLEVGGKRVGADVEAFNPVFDVTPADLIDAIVTEKGIVERPDTAKMAQLMCRKRLH